One window from the genome of Pandoraea fibrosis encodes:
- a CDS encoding DMT family transporter — protein MGQGISFGLAAGALWGLVFLAPRLLPGFSPLELSAARYVLYGLVSAMLLAPLWARLRHTVTGHDWRALFRLSLVGNLIYYLFLAGAVQMAGIAPASLIVGVLPVTVTLVGSRDHGAIPLSRLAGPLALVAAGIVCINVDVFAHASASGGDWRLTLAGIACAVGALVSWTWYAVANARYLARFGHFTSQEWSLLTGVATGVLALALAIPAVWLPHPVAADVPRDWQMFLIVNIAVAIGASTIGNAFWNAASRRLPLTLSGQMIVFETLFALVYGFLYEQRVPRLLELAAIVLLLAGVSASVRLHSRGSTH, from the coding sequence ATGGGGCAAGGCATTTCTTTCGGATTGGCAGCGGGCGCGCTGTGGGGACTGGTCTTTCTGGCCCCCCGCCTGTTGCCCGGCTTCTCGCCACTGGAACTGTCGGCCGCCCGTTACGTGCTTTACGGCCTGGTGTCCGCGATGCTGCTCGCGCCGCTCTGGGCACGCCTGCGGCATACCGTCACGGGGCATGACTGGCGGGCGCTGTTTCGCCTCAGCCTGGTCGGCAATCTGATTTATTACCTGTTTCTTGCCGGCGCAGTGCAGATGGCTGGTATCGCCCCGGCGTCGCTGATCGTGGGCGTGCTGCCCGTCACGGTCACGCTGGTCGGCAGTCGCGATCACGGGGCTATCCCCCTGTCCCGGCTGGCAGGCCCGTTGGCGCTGGTTGCGGCGGGTATCGTCTGCATCAACGTCGACGTCTTTGCCCATGCCTCGGCAAGCGGCGGCGACTGGCGGTTGACGCTCGCGGGCATTGCCTGCGCGGTCGGCGCGCTCGTTAGCTGGACGTGGTATGCGGTGGCCAATGCCCGTTATCTGGCGCGATTCGGGCATTTCACGAGTCAGGAGTGGTCGTTGCTGACGGGCGTCGCCACGGGCGTTCTGGCGCTTGCGTTGGCGATTCCTGCCGTATGGCTGCCACACCCGGTAGCGGCCGACGTGCCTCGCGACTGGCAGATGTTCCTGATCGTAAATATCGCCGTGGCGATTGGCGCATCGACGATCGGCAATGCCTTCTGGAATGCGGCGAGCCGGCGGCTGCCGCTGACCCTGTCGGGCCAGATGATCGTGTTTGAAACGCTGTTCGCGCTGGTCTACGGCTTCCTGTACGAACAGCGCGTGCCGCGCCTGCTGGAACTCGCCGCCATTGTGTTGCTGCTCGCCGGCGTCAGCGCATCGGTACGGTTGCATTCTCGGGGATCGACGCACTGA
- a CDS encoding RnfH family protein gives MSNELSVEVCYALPAQQTIIPLTLPAGATMRDAIERSGVLQRFPELDLARMKAGVFGKVRTLDAAVEPGDRIEIYRGLNADPKLARQRRVEKVRNEGSREGQKWLGSRRGS, from the coding sequence ATGTCAAATGAGCTGAGCGTCGAAGTCTGCTACGCGCTGCCTGCACAGCAGACGATTATCCCATTGACGTTGCCGGCCGGTGCGACGATGCGCGATGCGATTGAGCGCAGTGGCGTGCTGCAACGTTTCCCGGAGCTCGATCTTGCACGCATGAAAGCGGGTGTCTTCGGCAAAGTGCGAACGCTCGATGCCGCAGTGGAGCCGGGTGATCGCATCGAAATCTATCGCGGGCTCAATGCCGATCCCAAGCTGGCACGTCAGCGACGCGTAGAAAAGGTCCGCAACGAAGGAAGCCGGGAAGGGCAGAAATGGCTGGGGAGCCGTCGCGGTAGCTAA
- a CDS encoding type II toxin-antitoxin system RatA family toxin: MAEVSKTVLVHFSDEQMYDLVTNVADYPKFLPWCGGVEIRHQDEHSMEASLLIDFKGLKHSFATRNIQERPHSIQMTFVEGPFKRFHGTWKFTALRENACKIEFGLHYEFANFLLEKVIGPVFSHIANTFVDAFVKRAEAVYVK, from the coding sequence ATGGCCGAAGTCAGTAAAACCGTTCTCGTGCATTTCTCCGATGAGCAGATGTACGACCTGGTGACCAATGTCGCCGATTACCCCAAATTCCTGCCTTGGTGCGGCGGTGTCGAAATTCGGCATCAGGACGAGCACAGCATGGAGGCGTCGCTGCTCATCGACTTCAAGGGCCTCAAGCATTCATTCGCGACGCGCAATATTCAGGAGCGTCCGCACTCCATTCAGATGACCTTCGTCGAAGGCCCTTTCAAGCGTTTTCACGGCACATGGAAGTTCACCGCGCTGCGTGAGAATGCCTGCAAGATCGAGTTCGGCCTTCACTACGAGTTTGCGAATTTCCTGCTTGAGAAGGTCATCGGGCCGGTGTTCAGCCACATCGCCAATACGTTCGTGGACGCCTTCGTCAAGCGTGCGGAGGCTGTGTATGTCAAATGA
- the smpB gene encoding SsrA-binding protein SmpB — MSIIDNKKAFFDYFIEERYEAGIALEGWEVKAIRAGRAQIKEGYVVIKNGEIFLIGTHISPLQTASTHIKPDPVRTRKLLLKADEIKKLIGKVEQRGYTLVPLNLHYSKGLVKCEIGLAKGKKLHDKRETEKKRDWDREKARLMRTPT, encoded by the coding sequence ATGAGCATCATTGACAACAAGAAAGCCTTCTTCGATTACTTCATCGAGGAGCGATACGAAGCCGGGATCGCACTCGAGGGGTGGGAAGTCAAGGCAATTCGCGCCGGGCGGGCGCAGATCAAGGAAGGCTATGTCGTCATCAAGAACGGCGAGATCTTTCTGATCGGCACGCATATCAGCCCATTGCAGACGGCATCGACACACATCAAGCCTGACCCTGTTCGCACACGCAAGCTCCTGCTCAAAGCCGACGAAATCAAGAAACTCATCGGCAAAGTGGAGCAACGTGGCTATACGCTCGTCCCACTTAACCTGCACTACAGCAAAGGTCTGGTGAAATGCGAGATCGGACTAGCCAAGGGCAAGAAGCTTCACGACAAGCGCGAAACCGAAAAGAAGCGCGACTGGGACCGCGAAAAAGCACGTTTGATGCGCACGCCCACCTGA
- a CDS encoding SPFH domain-containing protein, protein MFDLSNVAFIIFIIAVIIAARSIKIVPQQHAWVIERLGKYHATLTPGLSIVVPFVDRVAYKHLLKEVPLDVPSQVCITKDNTQLQVDGILYFQVTDAMKASYGSSNYIVAITQLAQTTLRSVVGKLELDKTFEERAFINHSVVNALDEAAANWGVKVLRYEIKDLTPPKEILHAMQAQITAEREKRALIAASEGKRQEQINLASGAREAAIQKSEGERQAAINQAQGEASAILAVAEANAEAIHKIATAIQTQGGMEAVNLKVAEQYVDAFSKLAKTNNTLIVPGNLTDLSGMIASALKIVRGTEGGSTTGSDGGGVGGFGNSNPRR, encoded by the coding sequence ATGTTCGATCTATCCAACGTCGCGTTTATTATTTTCATCATCGCCGTGATCATTGCGGCGCGCTCGATCAAGATTGTGCCGCAGCAGCACGCCTGGGTCATCGAGCGTCTCGGCAAGTACCATGCGACCCTCACGCCGGGGCTTTCGATCGTCGTGCCGTTCGTCGATCGCGTGGCCTACAAGCATTTGCTCAAGGAAGTGCCGCTCGACGTGCCGAGCCAGGTGTGTATCACCAAGGACAACACGCAACTGCAAGTTGACGGGATTCTGTATTTCCAGGTGACCGATGCGATGAAGGCATCGTATGGCTCGAGCAACTACATTGTGGCCATCACGCAGTTGGCGCAAACGACGTTGCGTAGCGTGGTCGGCAAGCTCGAACTCGATAAGACGTTCGAAGAGCGGGCTTTCATCAACCATAGCGTGGTGAATGCACTCGACGAAGCGGCGGCGAACTGGGGAGTGAAGGTGCTGCGTTATGAGATCAAAGATCTCACTCCGCCGAAAGAGATTCTGCATGCCATGCAGGCACAGATCACGGCCGAGCGTGAGAAGCGCGCGCTGATCGCAGCATCGGAAGGCAAGCGGCAGGAGCAGATCAACCTGGCGTCTGGTGCACGTGAGGCAGCCATCCAGAAGTCGGAAGGGGAGCGTCAGGCGGCGATCAATCAGGCGCAGGGGGAAGCATCGGCCATTCTGGCGGTGGCGGAGGCAAACGCTGAGGCCATCCACAAGATTGCGACGGCGATTCAGACGCAGGGCGGCATGGAAGCCGTCAATCTCAAGGTGGCAGAACAATACGTCGATGCATTCAGCAAGCTCGCCAAAACGAACAATACGTTGATTGTGCCGGGCAATCTCACGGACTTGAGTGGCATGATTGCTTCGGCGCTCAAGATCGTTCGCGGCACCGAGGGGGGATCGACCACCGGTAGCGATGGCGGTGGTGTTGGCGGATTCGGCAATTCGAATCCCCGGCGCTAA
- a CDS encoding NfeD family protein, translated as MEQAWLWFGVAGLTVVLELASGTFYLLMVALGMTAGGIAAVLRIDWPLQLVIAAVVAGVAVWLLRRSRFGQRRIKVDATADPNTNLDIGQQLHVDTWQADGRTRAMYRGAEWDVELMPGEPADAGWFVIREVRGSRLFVAHVAT; from the coding sequence ATGGAACAGGCTTGGCTTTGGTTCGGCGTAGCCGGATTGACCGTGGTGCTGGAGCTGGCGAGCGGAACGTTCTATCTCTTGATGGTGGCGCTCGGCATGACGGCCGGCGGCATCGCGGCAGTCTTGCGTATCGACTGGCCGTTGCAGTTGGTGATCGCCGCGGTGGTGGCGGGCGTGGCTGTCTGGCTGCTGCGCCGCAGCCGATTTGGTCAGCGGCGTATCAAGGTCGACGCGACAGCGGACCCCAACACCAATCTGGATATTGGGCAGCAGCTTCACGTCGACACATGGCAGGCCGACGGCCGCACGCGAGCGATGTATCGCGGTGCTGAGTGGGATGTCGAGCTAATGCCCGGTGAACCTGCCGACGCAGGCTGGTTCGTCATTCGAGAGGTGCGTGGCAGCCGATTGTTCGTGGCACACGTGGCAACGTGA
- the ppsA gene encoding phosphoenolpyruvate synthase: MTNAAHDGAYVVPFEHLRMTDVESVGGKNASLGEMISQLAGAGVRVPGGFATTSFAFREFLQHNNLTERVAQRLEGLDVDNVKALAQAGAEIRQWIVDAPLQPQLEKDIREQFARLTADQPDASFAVRSSATAEDLPDASFAGQQESYLNVVGIEDVLDRMKHVFASLYNDRAISYRVHKGFTHAEVALSAGVQRMVRSDCGASGVMFTIDTESGFQDVVFITASYGLGETVVQGAVNPDEFYVFKPTLEAGKYPVIRRTLGSKLLKMEFTQPGEPGRVKTIDVPMELRNRYSITDDDCVELAKFALIIEKHYGRPMDIEWGKDGKDGKIYILQARPETVKSQAAGKVEQRFKLKGDAPVLATGRAIGQKIGAGPVRVIMDPSEMERVQPGDVLVADMTDPNWEPVMKRASAIVTNRGGRTCHAAIIARELGVPAVVGCGDATDVLKDGALVTVSCAEGDEGKIYDGLLETEITEIQRGEMPKIPVKIMMNVGNPQLAFDFAQLPNEGVGLARLEFIINNNIGVHPRAILEYPNIDADLKKAVESVARGHASPRAFYVDKLAEGIATIAAAFYPKSVIVRLSDFKSNEYKKLIGGSRYEPDEENPMLGFRGASRYISEDFAEAFEMECRALKRVRDEMGLTNVEIMVPFVRTLGQAERVVNMLAGYGLKRGENGLKLVMMCEVPSNAILADEFLEFFDGFSIGSNDLTQLTLGLDRDSGMELLAKDFDERDPAVKFMLSRAIQACLSKGKYVGICGQGPSDHPDLAEWLAKEGIASMSLNPDTVIETWQQLAKLAK; the protein is encoded by the coding sequence ATGACTAACGCAGCACACGACGGCGCCTACGTGGTGCCGTTTGAGCATCTGCGCATGACCGACGTCGAGTCGGTCGGCGGCAAGAATGCATCGCTTGGCGAAATGATCAGCCAACTGGCGGGCGCCGGCGTGCGCGTGCCGGGTGGCTTCGCCACGACGTCTTTCGCATTCCGCGAGTTCCTCCAGCACAACAATCTGACCGAGCGCGTTGCCCAACGCCTCGAGGGTCTCGACGTGGACAACGTCAAGGCGCTCGCGCAAGCCGGTGCCGAGATCCGTCAATGGATCGTCGACGCACCGCTGCAACCGCAGCTCGAGAAGGACATCCGCGAGCAGTTCGCGCGTCTCACGGCCGACCAGCCGGACGCCTCGTTCGCCGTGCGTTCGTCGGCAACTGCCGAAGATCTGCCCGATGCCTCGTTTGCCGGTCAGCAGGAAAGCTATCTGAACGTCGTCGGCATCGAAGATGTGCTGGACCGTATGAAGCACGTGTTCGCCTCGCTGTATAACGATCGCGCCATCTCGTATCGTGTCCACAAGGGCTTCACGCACGCGGAAGTGGCGTTGTCGGCCGGTGTGCAACGCATGGTCCGCTCGGACTGCGGCGCGTCGGGCGTGATGTTCACGATCGACACGGAGTCGGGTTTCCAGGACGTCGTCTTCATCACCGCCAGCTATGGCCTGGGTGAGACGGTCGTGCAGGGGGCCGTGAATCCGGACGAGTTCTACGTCTTCAAGCCGACGCTCGAGGCCGGCAAGTACCCGGTGATTCGCCGTACGCTCGGCTCGAAGCTCCTCAAGATGGAATTCACGCAACCGGGCGAGCCGGGCCGCGTGAAGACGATCGATGTGCCGATGGAGCTGCGCAACCGTTACTCGATCACCGATGACGATTGCGTCGAGCTGGCCAAGTTTGCGCTGATCATCGAAAAGCACTACGGTCGTCCGATGGACATCGAGTGGGGCAAGGACGGCAAGGATGGCAAGATCTACATCCTGCAGGCACGCCCGGAAACGGTGAAGAGCCAGGCGGCCGGCAAGGTCGAACAACGCTTCAAGCTCAAGGGCGATGCCCCGGTGCTGGCGACGGGTCGTGCCATCGGTCAGAAGATCGGTGCAGGTCCGGTGCGCGTGATCATGGACCCGAGCGAGATGGAGCGTGTGCAGCCGGGCGACGTGCTGGTGGCCGACATGACCGACCCGAACTGGGAGCCGGTGATGAAGCGTGCTTCGGCCATCGTGACCAACCGTGGCGGCCGTACCTGCCACGCGGCGATCATCGCGCGTGAGCTGGGTGTCCCGGCCGTGGTGGGTTGCGGTGATGCCACCGACGTGCTCAAGGACGGCGCACTCGTGACCGTTTCCTGTGCCGAAGGCGACGAAGGCAAGATTTACGACGGTCTGCTCGAGACCGAAATCACCGAGATCCAGCGCGGCGAAATGCCGAAGATCCCGGTGAAGATCATGATGAACGTGGGCAACCCGCAACTCGCTTTCGATTTCGCGCAACTGCCGAACGAAGGGGTGGGTCTGGCGCGTCTGGAATTCATCATCAACAACAACATCGGTGTGCATCCGCGCGCGATTCTCGAGTACCCGAACATCGACGCGGACCTGAAGAAGGCGGTCGAATCGGTGGCGCGGGGTCACGCATCGCCGCGCGCGTTCTACGTCGACAAGCTGGCCGAAGGCATCGCCACGATCGCCGCTGCCTTCTATCCGAAGAGCGTGATCGTGCGTCTGTCGGACTTCAAGTCCAACGAGTACAAGAAGCTCATCGGCGGTTCGCGTTACGAGCCGGACGAAGAAAACCCGATGCTGGGTTTCCGTGGCGCTTCGCGCTACATCTCGGAAGACTTCGCCGAAGCGTTCGAGATGGAATGCCGTGCACTCAAGCGCGTGCGTGACGAAATGGGGCTGACCAACGTCGAGATCATGGTGCCGTTCGTGCGCACGCTGGGTCAGGCCGAACGAGTGGTCAACATGCTGGCGGGCTACGGTCTGAAGCGTGGTGAGAACGGTCTGAAGCTGGTGATGATGTGCGAAGTGCCGTCGAACGCGATTCTGGCCGACGAGTTCCTCGAGTTCTTCGACGGTTTCTCGATCGGTTCGAACGACCTGACGCAGCTGACGCTGGGTCTGGACCGCGATTCCGGTATGGAATTGCTGGCCAAGGACTTCGACGAACGCGACCCGGCAGTGAAGTTCATGCTGAGCCGCGCGATTCAGGCGTGCCTGTCCAAGGGCAAGTACGTTGGCATCTGCGGTCAGGGCCCGTCGGATCATCCGGATCTGGCCGAGTGGCTGGCGAAGGAAGGCATTGCGTCGATGTCGCTCAACCCGGACACGGTCATCGAAACGTGGCAACAACTCGCCAAGCTGGCGAAGTAA
- the ppsR gene encoding posphoenolpyruvate synthetase regulatory kinase/phosphorylase PpsR: protein MSDSSTTGNSPTPPAAAAKPVTARPVFIVSDGTGITAETFAHSILAQFEMRFRQIRVPFVDSVDKAYETAQRINEMYRTENVRPIIFSTLVDARANEILRNCHGVILDMFQTFIEPLELELGLKSMHAIGRVHQNADSEAYKNRIEAVNFSLAHDDGQSNKNLQSADVILVGVSRSGKTPTTLYLAMQYGVKAANYPLIPEDFERERLPSTLDQYKEKIFGLSIDPQRLSEIRNERRPGSKYASLENCRYEVNEAEAMMRREGIKWLSSTHKSIEEIATTILQEIKLERDVY from the coding sequence ATGAGCGACTCCTCGACTACCGGAAATTCCCCCACGCCCCCCGCTGCAGCGGCCAAACCGGTCACGGCACGTCCAGTCTTCATCGTGTCGGACGGCACGGGAATTACCGCCGAAACGTTCGCGCATTCGATCCTCGCGCAATTCGAGATGCGTTTTCGTCAGATTCGCGTTCCGTTCGTGGATTCCGTCGATAAAGCCTATGAGACGGCGCAACGGATCAATGAAATGTATCGGACCGAAAATGTGCGCCCGATCATTTTCAGCACGCTCGTCGACGCGCGCGCCAACGAGATCCTGCGCAATTGCCACGGCGTGATTCTGGACATGTTCCAGACGTTCATCGAACCGCTGGAACTGGAACTCGGGCTCAAGTCGATGCACGCCATCGGCCGTGTTCACCAGAACGCCGATAGCGAGGCGTACAAGAACCGGATCGAGGCCGTGAACTTCTCGCTCGCGCACGACGACGGGCAGTCCAACAAGAACCTGCAAAGTGCCGACGTGATTCTCGTCGGCGTGTCGCGCAGCGGCAAGACGCCGACGACGCTCTACCTCGCCATGCAATACGGCGTGAAAGCCGCGAACTACCCGTTGATTCCGGAAGACTTCGAGCGCGAGCGGTTACCCTCCACGCTCGACCAGTACAAGGAAAAGATCTTCGGGTTGTCCATCGATCCGCAACGGCTCTCCGAGATCCGCAACGAGCGACGTCCGGGCAGCAAGTATGCGTCGCTGGAAAATTGCCGGTACGAGGTCAACGAGGCCGAGGCCATGATGCGCCGCGAGGGTATCAAGTGGCTGTCGTCGACGCACAAGTCGATCGAGGAAATCGCCACGACCATCCTGCAGGAAATCAAATTGGAGCGCGACGTCTACTGA
- a CDS encoding TrmH family RNA methyltransferase, with product MKLISSKDNPFYKRLKQLAQSNPQRRKLGQTLLEGVHLADAYLGALGQPLVCVAAESALENDEVAQIWARVAAERRVCLPHALFEPLSTLVNGVPLLFVVEMPSGHLPTSQTTDCVILDAVQDAGNVGSILRSAAAAGVHDVYCMSGTALAWSSKVLRAGMGAHFSLNIVEHCTPDSLAPRLSVPLLATSLQASTTLYAQDLHAPVAWIFGNEGAGVSPHWLERVQTPIRIPQPGGMESLNVAACAAICLFEAVRQRLD from the coding sequence ATGAAGCTCATCAGTTCCAAAGACAATCCGTTCTACAAGCGTCTGAAGCAATTGGCGCAGTCGAACCCGCAGCGCCGCAAGCTCGGTCAGACATTGCTCGAAGGCGTGCATTTGGCCGACGCCTATCTCGGTGCGTTGGGGCAACCGCTCGTTTGCGTGGCGGCGGAATCTGCGCTTGAGAACGACGAAGTCGCGCAAATCTGGGCGAGGGTAGCGGCGGAGCGTCGTGTGTGCTTGCCGCACGCGCTGTTCGAGCCGTTGTCGACGCTGGTCAATGGCGTGCCGCTGCTGTTCGTTGTAGAGATGCCGTCCGGGCATCTGCCGACGTCGCAAACGACGGACTGCGTCATCCTCGACGCCGTACAGGACGCCGGTAACGTGGGTTCGATTCTGCGCAGCGCGGCGGCCGCTGGCGTGCACGACGTGTATTGCATGTCGGGCACGGCACTCGCCTGGTCGAGCAAGGTGTTGCGTGCGGGCATGGGCGCGCATTTCTCGCTGAATATCGTGGAGCATTGCACGCCGGATTCGCTCGCGCCTCGTCTGTCGGTGCCCTTGCTGGCAACGAGTCTGCAGGCCAGCACGACGCTATACGCGCAGGATCTGCACGCACCTGTCGCGTGGATCTTCGGCAACGAAGGCGCTGGCGTGTCGCCGCATTGGCTGGAACGCGTGCAGACGCCGATCCGCATTCCGCAGCCGGGGGGCATGGAGTCGCTCAACGTGGCGGCGTGTGCCGCGATCTGCCTGTTCGAGGCGGTGCGTCAACGACTGGACTGA
- the rnhB gene encoding ribonuclease HII: MALDLFADVAADLTCGVDEVGRGPLAGPVVTAAVILDPSRPIKGLADSKKLTAQRREALYEEIVERSLAYCIAEASVAEIDSLNILHATMLAMQRAVTGLSRVPTLALIDGNRCPALPMRAEAIVKGDDKVPAISAASILAKVTRDRQLVALHEEFPQYGFDEHVGYGTPRHLEALRVHGPSPHHRQSFAPVREAFEVFGVLTVSRVVRTS, translated from the coding sequence ATGGCGCTTGATCTGTTTGCAGACGTCGCCGCCGACCTGACCTGTGGTGTCGACGAGGTAGGGCGCGGCCCGCTCGCCGGACCGGTGGTGACGGCGGCCGTCATTCTCGATCCGTCGCGTCCCATCAAGGGGCTGGCGGACTCGAAGAAGCTCACGGCGCAGCGACGTGAAGCGCTCTATGAGGAAATCGTGGAACGCTCACTTGCGTATTGCATCGCCGAGGCGAGCGTCGCGGAAATCGATTCCCTGAACATTCTCCACGCCACGATGCTCGCGATGCAGCGTGCCGTCACCGGTTTGTCGCGTGTCCCCACGTTGGCGCTCATCGATGGCAATCGTTGCCCCGCCTTGCCGATGCGCGCTGAGGCCATCGTCAAGGGTGACGATAAGGTGCCCGCGATCTCGGCGGCGTCGATTCTTGCCAAGGTCACGCGCGACCGTCAATTGGTGGCCCTGCACGAAGAATTTCCGCAATACGGTTTCGACGAGCATGTCGGTTACGGCACGCCGCGTCATCTCGAGGCACTGCGTGTGCATGGCCCCAGTCCGCATCATCGCCAGTCGTTTGCGCCGGTGCGAGAGGCGTTCGAAGTCTTCGGCGTGCTCACCGTCTCCCGCGTGGTCCGCACGTCATGA
- the lpxB gene encoding lipid-A-disaccharide synthase, with translation MQPTLPGAGQRTLAMVAGELSGDLIAGNVLAGLKQSLPADITYAGVGGPHMAEEGFDAYWPIDKLSVMGYVEVIKHLREILSIRKQLRERWLADKPLAFVGFDAPDFNFDLEIQLREAGVPTIHFVSPSIWAWRGGRIKKIKRAVDHMLCLFPFEPEIYHRAGIDATFVGHPMADKIPMVPDVAGARAKLALQGHGPVVAILPGSRTSEVQRLTPVFFAAMRLLAKRDPSIRFVLPAATPRLRTLMQPIFDAHSDLNLTVTDGRAPLALEAADSVLLASGTATLEAALYKKPMVISYKVPWLTAQIMKRQGYLPYVGLPNILSGEFVVPELLQHFATPEALADAVWKQLTDPALRESLQARFTKIHEQLRQNTAARSAEVIERVLREKGCI, from the coding sequence ATGCAGCCGACCCTTCCCGGCGCCGGCCAGCGAACCCTGGCGATGGTGGCCGGGGAGCTGTCCGGCGATCTCATTGCCGGCAATGTCCTTGCCGGCCTCAAGCAGAGTCTTCCTGCCGACATCACCTACGCTGGTGTCGGTGGTCCGCACATGGCGGAAGAGGGCTTCGACGCCTATTGGCCGATCGACAAGCTCTCTGTCATGGGCTATGTCGAAGTCATCAAGCATCTGCGCGAGATTCTTTCGATTCGCAAGCAACTTCGCGAGCGCTGGCTGGCAGACAAGCCGCTGGCATTCGTTGGGTTCGATGCGCCCGACTTCAACTTCGACCTCGAAATCCAGCTGCGTGAAGCGGGCGTTCCCACGATTCATTTCGTGAGCCCGTCGATCTGGGCCTGGCGCGGCGGACGCATTAAGAAGATCAAACGCGCGGTCGATCACATGCTGTGCCTGTTCCCGTTCGAGCCGGAGATTTATCACCGGGCGGGTATCGACGCGACCTTCGTTGGCCATCCGATGGCGGACAAGATTCCGATGGTGCCCGATGTCGCCGGCGCGCGAGCCAAGCTCGCCCTCCAGGGGCACGGCCCGGTCGTCGCGATTTTGCCGGGGAGCCGCACGTCGGAGGTGCAACGTCTCACGCCGGTGTTTTTCGCGGCCATGCGGTTGCTGGCGAAGCGCGACCCGTCGATTCGCTTCGTGCTCCCGGCAGCAACGCCCCGGTTGCGCACGCTGATGCAGCCGATCTTCGATGCGCACAGCGATCTCAATCTGACGGTGACCGATGGCCGGGCGCCCCTGGCGCTTGAAGCCGCAGACAGCGTGCTGCTCGCCAGTGGTACCGCTACGCTCGAAGCGGCGCTGTATAAGAAGCCGATGGTCATCTCGTACAAGGTGCCCTGGTTGACGGCGCAGATCATGAAGCGTCAGGGGTACTTGCCCTACGTTGGCTTGCCAAACATTTTGTCGGGTGAATTCGTCGTGCCGGAATTGCTGCAACACTTCGCCACACCGGAAGCGCTCGCCGACGCCGTCTGGAAGCAATTGACCGATCCTGCGTTGCGCGAATCGCTGCAGGCACGCTTCACGAAGATTCACGAGCAACTGCGTCAAAACACGGCGGCACGCTCGGCGGAAGTGATCGAGCGCGTCTTGCGCGAGAAAGGGTGCATATGA
- the lpxA gene encoding acyl-ACP--UDP-N-acetylglucosamine O-acyltransferase, which yields MTNIHPTAVVDPKAQLADDVTVGPYAIVGANVTVGAGTQILAHTVVDGHTTLGEGNKIGPFASIGGSPQDMKYAGEPTRLVIGDRNTIREFTTIHTGTVQDGGLTSVGDDNWIMAYVHIAHDCHVGNHTVFSSNAQMAGHVRVDDWAIIGGMTGVHQFVRIGAHSMVGGASVLVQDVPPFVIASGDRAVPYGINVEGLRRRNFSADAITALRHAYKLLYKSGLTLDEAKVQIEAFGNAGAPDVFDAVRSLLDFLNSSTRGIVR from the coding sequence ATGACCAACATTCATCCCACCGCAGTCGTCGATCCGAAAGCGCAACTCGCCGACGATGTCACTGTTGGCCCCTATGCGATCGTCGGCGCGAACGTGACGGTTGGCGCCGGTACGCAGATTCTGGCGCATACGGTTGTCGACGGTCATACGACGCTGGGCGAGGGCAACAAGATTGGCCCGTTCGCGTCGATTGGCGGCAGTCCCCAGGACATGAAGTACGCCGGCGAGCCGACAAGGCTTGTCATTGGCGATCGCAATACCATCCGCGAATTCACGACCATCCACACCGGTACCGTGCAGGACGGCGGCCTGACCAGCGTCGGCGACGACAACTGGATCATGGCTTATGTCCACATTGCCCACGATTGCCATGTGGGTAACCACACGGTGTTCTCGAGCAATGCGCAAATGGCCGGCCACGTCCGTGTCGACGACTGGGCGATCATTGGCGGCATGACTGGCGTGCATCAGTTTGTGCGCATCGGCGCGCATTCGATGGTGGGCGGGGCGTCGGTGCTCGTGCAGGACGTGCCGCCGTTCGTGATTGCGTCGGGCGACCGCGCTGTGCCTTACGGCATCAACGTGGAAGGTCTGCGTCGTCGCAACTTCTCGGCTGACGCCATCACCGCGCTGCGTCACGCTTACAAGTTGCTCTACAAGAGCGGCCTGACGCTGGACGAGGCAAAGGTGCAGATCGAGGCTTTTGGCAACGCGGGAGCGCCGGATGTCTTCGACGCCGTGCGTTCGCTGCTCGATTTCCTTAACAGCAGCACGCGCGGTATCGTGCGCTGA